Proteins encoded together in one Musa acuminata AAA Group cultivar baxijiao chromosome BXJ3-6, Cavendish_Baxijiao_AAA, whole genome shotgun sequence window:
- the LOC103986629 gene encoding bZIP transcription factor 1-B isoform X2, producing MGGSETDSKGPKTSAVQEQPPATSSNPSASLCPDWSGFQIPPHGFFHSPIVSSPQAHPYMWGPQHLMPPYGTPPPPYVMYPHGIYAHPSTPPGLHPFSPYAMTSPNGNAEAHGSIPASTEGDARSSEGKERNAIQKLKGSFGSLNMVTEKNKNELDKTSGAVNGIFSQSGDSGSENSSEGSDANSKNDSEPKTGGRHEPLDETSQNGTSGIATASTQTKSHQTVPVMPILAAGLPGVVAGPTTNLNIGLDYWVGPTPSVNPPVYGKVPATVASGATVTSTLVGGNEKVASEIWLQDERELKRQRRKQSNRESARRSRLRKQVEYEELAQRVEVLKEENTALRAEVDHIRKEYDQLVAQNASLKERTGQTTKEKEDLVIKESSQHADDNAHRSLSSEPQEGQSDSKQSGK from the exons ATGGGAGGCAGCGAGACGGATTCCAAGGGGCCGAAGACATCTGCCGTGCAG GAGCAGCCACCGGCCACAAGCTCCAATCCCAGTGCTTCACTCTGTCCTGACTGGTCTGGATTTCAG ATTCCTCCACATGGCTTCTTCCATTCTCCGATCGTATCAAGTCCTCAGGCTCATCCCTACATGTGGGGACCTCAG CACCTTATGCCACCTTATGGGACCCCACCACCTCCATATGTTATGTATCCTCATGGAATATATGCACATCCATCTACTCCACCG GGTTTGCACCCGTTTAGTCCTTATGCTATGACTTCTCCAAATGGCAATGCTGAAGCCCAT GGAAGCATACCTGCAAGCACAGAAGGAGATGCAAGATCATCTGAAGGGAAAGAAAGGAATGCAATTCAAAAATTGAAGGGAAGTTTTGGAAGTTTGAATATGGTAACAGAAAAGAATAAGAATGAGCTGGATAAAACATCAGGAGCGGTTAATGGAATCTTCTCACAAAG TGGTGATAGCGgcagtgaaaactcaagtgaagGAAGTGATGCTAACTCTAAGAAT GACTCGGAACCAAAGACAGGTGGCAGACATGAACCTTTGGATG AGACATCCCAGAATGGCACAAGTGGCATTGCTACTGCATCAACACAGACAAAATCACATCAGACAGTCCCTGTAATGCCTATTTTAGCAGCTGGATTACCTGGGGTAGTTGCTGGTCCCACTACAAACTTGAATATAGGGTTGGACTACTGGGTTGGTCCAACACCGTCCGTAAACCCTCCAGTATATGGGAAGGTTCCTGCAACAGTAGCTTCAGGAGCAACAGTTACTAGTACACTTGTTGGAGGCAACGAAAAGGTTGCATCAGAGATTTGGCTACAG GATGAAAGAGAACTCAAAAGGCAGAGAAGAAAGCAGTCAAACAGGGAATCTGCACGTCGATCAAGGTTGCGCAAGCAG GTAGAGTATGAAGAATTGGCTCAGCGTGTTGAGGTTCTGAAGGAGGAGAATACAGCCCTCAGAGCAGAAGTAGATCATATCAGGAAAGAATATGATCAACTTGTTGCTCAAAATGCCTCCCTCAAG GAGAGGACCGGGCagacaacaaaagaaaaagaagatttagtGATAAAGGAGAGCAGCCAACACGCCGATGATAATGCTCACAGGAGCTTGAGTTCTGAGCCACAAGAAGGGCAATCAGACTCTAAGCAGAGTGGCAAGTGA
- the LOC103986629 gene encoding bZIP transcription factor 1-B isoform X1: MGGSETDSKGPKTSAVQEQPPATSSNPSASLCPDWSGFQAYSQIPPHGFFHSPIVSSPQAHPYMWGPQHLMPPYGTPPPPYVMYPHGIYAHPSTPPGLHPFSPYAMTSPNGNAEAHGSIPASTEGDARSSEGKERNAIQKLKGSFGSLNMVTEKNKNELDKTSGAVNGIFSQSGDSGSENSSEGSDANSKNDSEPKTGGRHEPLDETSQNGTSGIATASTQTKSHQTVPVMPILAAGLPGVVAGPTTNLNIGLDYWVGPTPSVNPPVYGKVPATVASGATVTSTLVGGNEKVASEIWLQDERELKRQRRKQSNRESARRSRLRKQVEYEELAQRVEVLKEENTALRAEVDHIRKEYDQLVAQNASLKERTGQTTKEKEDLVIKESSQHADDNAHRSLSSEPQEGQSDSKQSGK; encoded by the exons ATGGGAGGCAGCGAGACGGATTCCAAGGGGCCGAAGACATCTGCCGTGCAG GAGCAGCCACCGGCCACAAGCTCCAATCCCAGTGCTTCACTCTGTCCTGACTGGTCTGGATTTCAG GCATACTCGCAGATTCCTCCACATGGCTTCTTCCATTCTCCGATCGTATCAAGTCCTCAGGCTCATCCCTACATGTGGGGACCTCAG CACCTTATGCCACCTTATGGGACCCCACCACCTCCATATGTTATGTATCCTCATGGAATATATGCACATCCATCTACTCCACCG GGTTTGCACCCGTTTAGTCCTTATGCTATGACTTCTCCAAATGGCAATGCTGAAGCCCAT GGAAGCATACCTGCAAGCACAGAAGGAGATGCAAGATCATCTGAAGGGAAAGAAAGGAATGCAATTCAAAAATTGAAGGGAAGTTTTGGAAGTTTGAATATGGTAACAGAAAAGAATAAGAATGAGCTGGATAAAACATCAGGAGCGGTTAATGGAATCTTCTCACAAAG TGGTGATAGCGgcagtgaaaactcaagtgaagGAAGTGATGCTAACTCTAAGAAT GACTCGGAACCAAAGACAGGTGGCAGACATGAACCTTTGGATG AGACATCCCAGAATGGCACAAGTGGCATTGCTACTGCATCAACACAGACAAAATCACATCAGACAGTCCCTGTAATGCCTATTTTAGCAGCTGGATTACCTGGGGTAGTTGCTGGTCCCACTACAAACTTGAATATAGGGTTGGACTACTGGGTTGGTCCAACACCGTCCGTAAACCCTCCAGTATATGGGAAGGTTCCTGCAACAGTAGCTTCAGGAGCAACAGTTACTAGTACACTTGTTGGAGGCAACGAAAAGGTTGCATCAGAGATTTGGCTACAG GATGAAAGAGAACTCAAAAGGCAGAGAAGAAAGCAGTCAAACAGGGAATCTGCACGTCGATCAAGGTTGCGCAAGCAG GTAGAGTATGAAGAATTGGCTCAGCGTGTTGAGGTTCTGAAGGAGGAGAATACAGCCCTCAGAGCAGAAGTAGATCATATCAGGAAAGAATATGATCAACTTGTTGCTCAAAATGCCTCCCTCAAG GAGAGGACCGGGCagacaacaaaagaaaaagaagatttagtGATAAAGGAGAGCAGCCAACACGCCGATGATAATGCTCACAGGAGCTTGAGTTCTGAGCCACAAGAAGGGCAATCAGACTCTAAGCAGAGTGGCAAGTGA
- the LOC135640325 gene encoding uncharacterized protein LOC135640325: METPSSTGRNTRSRAAAECTVASRQEESHSRSRNGEERAGLIDVTNDSPVVGLAAGRLLVEKTASSSSVESRVPASRTPVSGEEVLRGQVRTLLQKVEEDAELIDKLPVGHPTPLFSSILDLARSPMRLLAPTPANTPQIPDLTGSKEGFASVGFASPCVYPEQDDHLKFVQVVAAFRAEERLGPQELLINRTLTFDSPEKSGDEEEEELDGLCDGLKKMRVQDVKHRLAEFTGKHTRFIYNSDDEIEGEEEVMAASPNVLVLKGLPTPEGKHLRFQEEDEED; the protein is encoded by the exons ATGGAAACCCCATCATCCACGGGAAGGAACACAAGATCTCGGGCCGCCGCCGAATGCACTGTCGCAAGCAGGCAAGAGGAGTCGCACTCGAGATCGAGAAACGGAGAGGAACGGGCGGGGCTTATTGACGTCACCAACGACTCGCCCGTCGTCGGGCTCGCCGCTGGGCGGCTACTGGTGGAGAAGACGGCCTCGTCGTCGTCGGTCGAGAGCCGGGTTCCAGCGAGTAGGACCCCCGTGTCGGGCGAGGAGGTGCTCCGTGGCCAGGTGCGGACGCTGCTGCAGAAGGTTGAGGAAGACGCTGAGCTTATCGATAAGCTGCCGGTGGGGCATCCGACGCCGCTGTTCTCCTCCATCTTGGACCTCGCTAGATCGCCGATGCGGCTTCTCGCCCCGACGCCGGCCAATACGCCGCAGATCCCCGACCTGACTGGCTCGAAGGAAGGCTTTGCTTCCGTGGGGTTCGCATCGCCTTGTGTTTATCCAGAACAAGACGACCATCTAAAG TTCGTTCAGGTTGTGGCGGCTTTCCGCGCAGAGGAACGCCTCGGTCCTCAAGAACTCCTCATCAACCGGACGCTGACGTTCGACTCCCCTGAGAAATcgggcgacgaggaggaggaggagttggatGGCTTGTGCGACGGTCTGAAGAAGATGCGGGTGCAGGATGTGAAGCATAGATTGGCTGAATTCACAGGGAAGCACACGAGGTTCATCTACAATAGCGACGACGAGatcgaaggagaagaggaagtgaTGGCTGCTTCGCCGAACGTGTTGGTGTTGAAGGGGCTGCCTACGCCGGAGGGGAAACACCTCCGCTTCcaggaggaagacgaagaagaCTAA